DNA sequence from the Portunus trituberculatus isolate SZX2019 chromosome 49, ASM1759143v1, whole genome shotgun sequence genome:
tgagagagagagagagagagagagagagagagagagagagagagagagagagaacaaaatgaaTAGGGGATGAGTTGTACCTTTCTTTTCTGGCGAGCTGCTGCAGCTTGGTGGGATGCACTTCGCCACCTGCTGCCTCGCTGTCTGGCGTCTTCTTGCTGCCCAGGTGTAGGCCTTGGCGGATCTTCTGCATCATTTTCTGGCCACTGTACCTGCGCCCCACGCGGAACTGGTGGCTGGAGCGGCGCTTGAACCTCCGACCGCCACTCTCGCCATCCTCGTCCCCGCGTGAGTCCATCATTTCGCTCTGGATGCTAAGGTTGTCATCCTGGTCCCGCGGGTGCAGACTTACCACGTCCGGGGTATCCTCCCCCAACGCAGCGGGCCTCGCCTCCTGGTAGCTGTGGGTTTCGCGAGGCTGCACCTCATGGGTGATCTCGGGCGGTGCCTCGGACTGCGCTCGACGGTGGCGTTGGTCGTGGCGGGAGCTGGAGCTGAGGAACACACCGCTGTCCTCCCGCCTGTGGCACTTCCTGAAGTCGtcactgccgctgctgctggtctcactgctgctgctcctgctgctgtggCCCACCAGCGTGTCGTCATCGCTGTcttcgttctccttcttcttcaccttctcctgttcctcctcctccacttcctcgtaCACGGTGAGGTAGCTCGTGCCAGAGTCTCTGTTGCTGCTGGGGATGTGCACGCCCTTGCTTGGCTTGCGCcgctccaccgccaccacctcctcatcctcctcaccctccctctgctCAGTATCCACCAGCACCCTCTTGATCGCGTCCATCGTGTCAAGATGTTTCTCTGTCGCACCGGTCTGTCCCACGGGCATGCTGGCTTCCTCCTCGATGGCTGCGGACAAGCAGCTCTCCGGCTCCACTTCTTGTACGTCCACGGCAAATCTCACTACAGCCACACCTTCAGGAGCCTCTACTACTGTCTCACTGCCCGGCGCCTCACAGAAGTTagtctcctgtttctcttcctcctctttatccgcgtcttcttcctctttctctcccgtcAGGTCAACAGTACGCATTATCTGACGCACATCACCAGGTTCCTCCTCCACGCCAaggtcttctctttcctttcaccttccGCTACCTCTATCTCAGCGAGCGTCAGGTCTTGGTCCGGGGAGTCACTGGCGTCTCCTGCTTGTGCGTGCGTCCCTAGGGTTACGTCACcgccctcctccgcctcctcctctgctaTATGGTTTAATCCGTGAGTTGCACAAAGCCTCTGCTCCTTACTAATGGTGTAATGGTTTGCTTGTGTCACTCCACTACTCCACTCCTTGCTTTCCACACTCAATCTTGGTGTTACGTactctgcctcttcctcatccacctcctcttcacTGCTCAAGTCAACGGATACCACCACTTCTTCTTCGtcaacacctccacctccactccacgtctccacctccaccttctcttccacgTCACTGATGTTCACGTCCTTCACTTCCTCAGTTTCCACACACTCGCGTCCACTCACTGCATCATCACCATTCCCTTCATCACTCACCTCAACACCACTCGTCACCACATCATCACTACTCTCGTCTACCTCGTCCTCatcactctcaccacgacactCTCTCTCCACGCTTTCGTCACTCACTTGTTTGTCCTCACTCTCACCGCACACTTCTAGGATCTCATTACCATCCTTGTTGCTTTCACTCTCACATCGCTCTCCCAGAATTTCGTCTTTGTTCTCCTCGCCTGCACTTTCTTCTagttcttcactttcctctttatcctctttttctacGCACTCTTTTTTTACTCCGTCACTCTCTTTGTTGTCACTCTCACTGCACTCTTCTAAGATTTTttcgctttcttcttccccctcacaCTCTTTTCTTAGTTCTTTGTCACTCACATCATCTTCAAAATCAatcacattctcctcctctcctttatcaccTTCTGCAGTGccactctcttccttcgtcgTCTCCGCGCCCTCGTCACCGGCCAAGACAAGCACTTCTTCACCAGctccttcgtcttcgtcttctttttcccttcttcagtCTCACAGATTGTTTCCACGACGCAGCTttgatccttctcttcctcttgttcgtcttcttgtctctcctctctctcttcttcctcaatgTCTTTGGTAGTtagctcttctttctcctccttatccacctccttctcttgctcaaGCCCTTCTTCTtgatgttcctcctcttcctcctcctcctcctcctcctcctcttcttttttaattctttttgaGTTAacttctcactttcttccttactgtcttcctcctcctcctccttctccacctcttccttaccttcctcttgaattacctcctcctccacttgacTCTCTTCTTGGACTAACTTTtctatcccctcctcctcctcctcctcctcctcctcctcctcgatcagttcctcgttttcttccctcctctcctctgcagctgctttctcctcctcgagtTCGCCCTCAGAGTTCACATGAACCTCGAGAGGAAAGTTCGTATTACTCttgtttgcttccttctttttctcttcgtcttctgcAGCAGCGTGCCCGTCCTTCGTATATGTCAAGGACTCTCCTGTAGGACTCTTTGACAGGTCACTAGAATATAGAGAGTCCCCTTCAGGATCTGTGCTGGAGGAGTCTGcgttgtgtttgtttggtgcGGCAGTGATATCAAGGGATGTGTGATGCTCTAGGTGACAGCGAGTTCCTCCCGGTGCACCATCCACTGTCTCACTTATGCTCACGGACGCTTGTTGGTTGCTGGTCAAGTCAGGATGTGTAGTGGTGCCAGATTCGCTGCCGTGCCCCGGGACACTGCCAGCCTCGCCAGCCTCAGATGCGACAGTGCCATCAACAGGTCTGCGCGGCGCGAGGGTGTCTACTGAGTGTAGTAAGTCTGCTAATTCATGGGCGTCCACGTTATCTTGTCTCGTCACAAGCCAATGCGATTCCTCAGAGTGGGTGAAAGTTGATggcgcctcctcctcttggtgctcctgctcctgctgcttcgCACCGCGATCCCAGGGTGACGCTTCCTCCGCGAGGTTGGTTACGACAATGGCAGAGGCGTCAGGTGCTTCCCAACACTCCGGCAACCCTCCATCATCCCTGACAGACAGACGCGAGTCACTCAGGAGTAAATGCAGTGCTTCCTGCGGGTCGGCGGCTTTATCTTCCTTGTTTATGTCAAATTGCCAGGAAGACAGCTTATCCCCACTTCCTTCTGCCTCCACGCACAGTGGGAGGCTGTCGGCTTCCTGTTTGTGCTCCTTCAAAACTTCTCCCACGCCACAATTCTCATTTGAATTCACACAGTCGACACTCACGCCTTCTGCAGCGTCCTGTGTGCCTGTGCCTGGCTGGGACGGCGCATGGGCTGCGGCACTGTGGCCCTCCTCGTGACACTCGGGCAGAGCACTGAGGGCTTTCCCACAACCGCCTAGCTCACCCGGTGCTGCGTAATAACTCAGATGGTCCTCGCTTATTAACTCATTTAAGCTTTGTGTGGCCGCCTCTTCCGACCCTCCACCACGGATCCCGCCAGACCCTTGACCCTCGCCCGTCCCGCTCACGGCTCCCTCACAGGCCTCGCCCACGCTGGCTGAGAGAACACTTGCTAGGGAAATGAAGGCATCGGAGCGCTCTGAGCAGGATGTGTCAACGGTGGTGGCAGATAAACTGATATCAGAAACGTCAGCGCTCCCTTGGATGTCATTCAACAAACTGCGCGATATAAAGttctcctcactcttctcctcATCCACGCCTGCCTCCGCTGCGGcatagttgttgtggtggtggttacttgTAGCGTCCACCAAGAAGTTGCTCTCGTTCTcagcctcctccacttcctccaccgtGACGCAATCCACCTCTGATCCCTCCACGCTAcatccatcatcatcagagGCCCGTTGTGTTATGatactttccctttcttcttccccttctttattctcgttttctaaTACTTCTTGTCTCATTTGCTCTTCTTCAATATTCTcaatctcttcttgttcttcttcaatctctttctcctcttcctttatctccttttctatcttctcttcactctcctcttgttcctgttctttttgctcttcttcagtcatctcttcctcctcctcctcctcctccttcttctcctcctcttctttaatcgtctgttcttccatctcttctttattttcttcctcaatttctttttcttcattctcttcttgcttttcttcttcttcttctacctcttcctcattcttttgcttctctacttcttctttttcttcctgctcctcctcttcttcttcttcttctttttcttgttcttcttgttcttcttgtgtttgttcttctccctctgtcttcttttcctcatcttcctcttgttttccttctatatcTTCTTCCACATCccacttttcctcatcctcttcttgcacctcttcttgtttttcttcttgtttctctttttctggcgtctctacctcttcctcatcatcttcttgtagctcttcttgtttttcctcttctccttctttctcttcttcgatCACCTCTTCTgggtcttcttgttcttcctcttgttctttctcctcttcaatcacctcttctatctcttcttgtttttccttttctcctttctcttcctcgattacctctttcatatcttcttgtttttcctcttctttctcttcctctgtcttctcttgttttccttcctcttctttctcttcctctgtcgtttctttaacctcttcttccttttcctcttcttcaataattTCTTCTcgattctctatctcttcttcctcttcttcaataactttttcctccttttcctcctccttctcctcttcttcaaaatTAAGAAGAGATTCCTggatttccttctcttcagtttccAGACACACTTCGATTTCTTCTCCCTGTGTTTCATTACTTTCCTCTACTGTACTGATCgctatttctgtctctctccctcctcttctgtcttctctccctcctcgtccctgtCCCCCTCACCGTCTCCTCCCTCGTCGCttgtctcctccctttctccttctgtccccttgtctccctcttccgccTCATCTACCTGGGTTATGTCCCGTCCTCTCGCGCCATTAACTTCGGGAGTGACCTCGTATCTCACCTCCTCTGTCTCATTACTTAGGTCGTCACGTAGCGCAtcgtccccctccccctccttctcctcctcctcctcctcttccttctcctcgccaTCTTGTTCTCCGTCTCCTTTTACCgttttctcgttctctcttgTGATATCCTCTTTGTTGCGTTCTGGTTCtggctcttcttcttcttcttcttcttcttcttcttcttcttcttcttcttcttcttcgtgttggtggtgctcttcttgttgctctttctcttcttcgtcctcctcgtcatctTTCTCAAGTTTCTCTGCGTCATCaatctcgttttccttctctgctGCGGCTTCGCTCTCCGCCACACCCCCGTCTTTCCTGCCCTCATTCTCTATATCCGCTGTCCGTGTCGTCACACTCCATGGCGCAGTGTACTGGCCGCTGTCCACCCCCAGAAGGTGTTCCCACAGGTTTGAGGGATCCAGGGGCTCAGGAACATCTTGGCCTGACGTGCCTTTGCTTCTTTCCTCATGTGGGCGGCAAGAAAAAGCGGGGAGGCATCTATCATGACTCCACCGCGACCcacatcactgttttcttctcCCACGGCGCCCCCAGGGTCACATGAGGCCGGCCCGCCCCACGCGGAGGGAGGCCTGGCGGGGTCAGTGTCTGTGTCACACAAGGAGATGAGGCTCTCCACTGTCACTTCGCCAAGACTAATACCTCCGTTAGTGTTTTTCCCTGAAGAAAAAACCTCCGAGATAAATGTACCACTGTCTGTCAAGCCGGGCGCCGCCGTGTGTTGGGCGTGGGTGTGCCGCCCATCCCCGCGGCCCACCTCTACTCTTAGCTCGTCTCCGCTCCTCGCGTCGCCCGCAGCTGAGAACTGGACAGGCACACACGGGTTGGGAGTCTCGTAAGCCTCAGTGGGCGGCGGCGCGCTGCCCTCCTGTTCCTCTGCGGCAGGGCTGATGTTGGGGCAGGACAGGTAGTGTGCGGGCGGCACCAGGTACCCGGTGCCCTCGCTCTCCGCTCGCTGTCCCCGCAGCTCTCACTGATCACCGCGTCGTCGAAGTAATAGGTGGTGTCCTCGTCAGGGTACCGGCCGAACACCGGTGTGGTGGTGACCTCGCCGCGCCGCACGTCCTGCGGCGGTTTGGCGAAGGATACAATAGTCTGTGGTGGGAAGGATCGCTCG
Encoded proteins:
- the LOC123499252 gene encoding uncharacterized protein LOC123499252; this translates as MESDYDPFVRTLPCASDPDDLVTWCTDADHGRCRAYLAKVISVDEDDSETTDEDEKSESLLARPPLYITENVGRGERSFPPQTIVSFAKPPQDVRRGEVTTTPVFGRYPDEDTTYYFDDAVISESCGDSERRARAPGTWCRPHTTCPAPTSALPQRNRRAARRRPLRLTRLPTRVCLSSSQLRATRGAETS